The following proteins come from a genomic window of Microbacterium lemovicicum:
- a CDS encoding metallophosphoesterase: protein MTRGGRGHAPRPARSLLTATAALGAAGAAAGIWGVGIERHLFTTRVHSLHVLPRGARPLRVLHLSDAHMAPWQRRKQRWIAGLAAYRPDLVINTGDNLGHRDGLKGIRAAFDPFRGVPGFFVHGSNDTAAPAPRNPFLYFTGPSGAVHKPEPLDTPALDSYLTDDLGWTDLNNAASTVSVGDLSVAGFGVNDAHRDWDDLDALPALVRALPDTDLHLGVTHAPYRRVLDSFTDLGADVLFGGHTHGGQVRIPGYGAIVANCDIPLKQARGLSEWSHDGRTVPLNVSAGLGHSIYAPVRFACRPEASVITLLPRR, encoded by the coding sequence GTGACCCGGGGCGGTCGAGGACACGCGCCCCGACCCGCCCGCTCCCTGCTGACCGCCACGGCGGCGCTGGGAGCGGCGGGCGCGGCCGCGGGCATCTGGGGCGTCGGCATCGAGCGGCACCTCTTCACCACCCGCGTGCACTCGCTGCACGTGCTGCCCCGTGGTGCACGACCGCTCCGCGTGCTGCACCTCTCCGACGCGCACATGGCCCCGTGGCAGCGACGCAAGCAGCGATGGATCGCCGGCCTCGCCGCCTACCGTCCCGACCTCGTCATCAACACCGGCGACAACCTCGGGCACCGCGACGGGCTGAAGGGCATCCGTGCCGCATTCGATCCGTTCCGCGGCGTTCCCGGATTCTTCGTGCACGGGTCCAACGACACGGCTGCGCCCGCTCCGCGCAACCCCTTCCTCTACTTCACCGGTCCGTCGGGAGCCGTCCACAAGCCGGAGCCTCTCGACACTCCTGCGCTGGATTCGTACCTGACCGACGACCTCGGCTGGACGGACCTCAACAACGCCGCCAGCACCGTCTCCGTCGGCGACCTGTCGGTCGCGGGCTTCGGCGTGAACGACGCCCACCGCGACTGGGACGACCTCGACGCCCTCCCCGCCCTGGTGCGCGCACTGCCCGACACGGACCTTCACCTCGGCGTGACGCACGCGCCGTACCGCCGCGTGCTCGACTCCTTCACCGACCTGGGCGCCGACGTGCTCTTCGGCGGGCACACGCACGGCGGGCAGGTGCGCATCCCCGGCTACGGCGCCATCGTCGCCAACTGCGACATCCCGCTGAAGCAGGCGCGCGGTCTCAGCGAGTGGTCGCACGACGGTCGCACGGTGCCGCTGAACGTCAGCGCCGGCCTCGGCCACTCGATCTATGCGCCGGTGCGTTTCGCCTGCCGGCCGGAGGCCTCCGTCATCACCCTGCTCCCCCGCCGATGA
- a CDS encoding HAD-IIB family hydrolase: MPDTASLPSYDPSAGATPPKLVAFDLDDTLAPSKTAINARIGEQLIALAERVEVAIISGGQIVQFRTQVIDRLPDAAASVLAHVHLMPTCGTQYYRHDGTSFEVVYANVLEEDEKAKALAAVEEEARRLGLWEAEPWGDILEDRGSQITFSALGQNAPLEAKTAWDPAGGKKSALREAVAARLPGLEVRSGGSTSVDITHQGIDKAYGMEKLAAATGVALDEMLFVGDRLDVDGNDYPVLAMGVTCHAVHGWEQTADFLDALLPTLPSRG, from the coding sequence GTGCCGGACACCGCCTCACTGCCCTCGTACGATCCGTCCGCCGGCGCCACTCCGCCGAAGCTGGTCGCGTTCGACCTCGACGACACCCTGGCGCCGTCGAAGACCGCGATCAACGCCCGCATCGGCGAGCAGCTCATCGCCCTGGCCGAGCGCGTCGAGGTGGCGATCATCTCCGGCGGCCAGATCGTGCAGTTCCGCACGCAGGTGATCGACAGGCTGCCGGATGCCGCGGCATCCGTCCTCGCGCATGTGCACCTGATGCCCACCTGCGGCACGCAGTACTACCGTCATGACGGCACCTCGTTCGAGGTCGTCTACGCCAACGTCCTCGAGGAGGACGAGAAGGCGAAGGCCCTGGCCGCCGTCGAGGAGGAGGCCCGGCGCCTCGGCCTCTGGGAGGCGGAGCCGTGGGGCGACATCCTCGAGGACCGCGGCTCGCAGATCACGTTCTCGGCGCTCGGTCAGAACGCCCCGCTCGAGGCGAAGACCGCCTGGGATCCGGCGGGCGGGAAGAAGTCCGCGCTGCGCGAGGCCGTCGCCGCCCGTCTTCCGGGACTCGAGGTGCGCTCCGGCGGATCGACGTCGGTCGACATCACCCACCAGGGCATCGACAAGGCCTACGGCATGGAGAAGCTCGCCGCCGCCACCGGCGTCGCGCTCGACGAGATGCTGTTCGTCGGCGACCGCCTCGACGTCGACGGCAACGACTACCCCGTGCTGGCGATGGGCGTCACCTGTCACGCGGTGCACGGGTGGGAGCAGACCGCCGACTTCCTGGACGCGCTGCTCCCGACCCTGCCGTCGCGGGGCTGA
- a CDS encoding alpha-hydroxy acid oxidase produces the protein MVTRQLPKVTELLELMQFKKPELDARKRRLDAALTISDLRAIAKRRTPKAAFDYTDGAAEGELSITRARQAFEDVEFHPDILRPAAVVDTSTQILGGLSALPFGIAPTGFTRLMQTEGESAGAGAAAAAGIPFTLSTLGTTSIEDVKRANPHGRNWFQLYVMRDRDISYGLVERAAQAGFDTLQFTVDTPIAGARLRDKRNGFSIPPQLTVGTIVNAIPRPWWWYDFLTTPKLEFASLSTTGGTVGELLNAAMDPTISYDDLGVIRSLWPGKIVVKGVQNVTDAARLVDEGVDGIILSNHGGRQLDRAPVPFHLLPEVVREVGSDATVMVDTGIMNGADIVASIALGAKFTLIGRAYLYGLMAGGRQGVDRTIEILRSEIERTMTLLGVASLEELEPRHVTQLVRMVPRPRDSARETA, from the coding sequence ATGGTCACCCGACAGCTGCCCAAGGTCACTGAGCTCCTCGAGCTCATGCAGTTCAAGAAGCCCGAGCTCGATGCGCGCAAGCGCCGGCTCGACGCCGCGCTCACGATCAGCGACCTGCGCGCGATCGCCAAGCGGCGCACGCCGAAGGCCGCGTTCGACTACACCGACGGCGCGGCCGAGGGCGAGCTCTCGATCACCCGCGCCCGCCAGGCCTTCGAGGACGTCGAGTTCCACCCCGACATCCTGCGCCCGGCGGCCGTCGTCGACACTTCGACGCAGATCCTCGGCGGACTCAGCGCATTGCCCTTCGGCATCGCGCCGACCGGCTTCACCCGGCTCATGCAGACCGAGGGCGAGAGCGCCGGCGCCGGCGCGGCGGCCGCCGCCGGCATCCCCTTCACGCTGTCGACGCTCGGCACGACCTCGATCGAAGACGTGAAGCGCGCCAACCCCCACGGTCGCAACTGGTTCCAGCTGTACGTCATGCGCGACCGCGACATCTCCTACGGTCTGGTCGAGCGTGCGGCGCAGGCGGGCTTCGACACCCTGCAGTTCACCGTCGACACCCCGATCGCCGGCGCGCGGCTCCGCGACAAGCGCAACGGCTTCTCGATCCCGCCGCAGCTGACCGTCGGCACGATCGTCAACGCCATCCCGCGTCCGTGGTGGTGGTACGACTTCCTCACCACGCCGAAGCTCGAGTTCGCCTCGCTGTCCACCACGGGCGGCACGGTGGGCGAGCTGCTGAACGCCGCGATGGACCCGACCATCAGCTATGACGACCTGGGGGTCATCCGCTCGCTCTGGCCGGGCAAGATCGTCGTGAAGGGCGTGCAGAACGTCACCGACGCGGCACGCCTCGTCGACGAGGGCGTGGACGGGATCATCCTCTCCAACCACGGCGGCCGGCAGCTCGACCGCGCCCCGGTCCCGTTCCACCTCCTGCCCGAGGTGGTCCGCGAGGTGGGCTCGGACGCCACCGTGATGGTCGACACGGGCATCATGAACGGCGCCGACATCGTCGCGTCGATCGCGCTCGGCGCGAAGTTCACGCTGATCGGCCGCGCCTATCTCTACGGCCTCATGGCCGGCGGTCGTCAGGGCGTCGATCGCACGATCGAGATCCTCCGCAGCGAGATCGAGCGCACGATGACGCTGCTCGGCGTGGCCTCGCTCGAGGAGCTCGAGCCGCGGCACGTCACGCAGCTCGTGCGGATGGTGCCCCGTCCGCGCGACAGTGCCCGGGAGACCGCCTGA
- a CDS encoding FadR/GntR family transcriptional regulator, which produces MDDAAPTTARAWRAVLERIETQLLEGVLSPGDRLPPERELAATLGVGRSSVREALRVLEVMGLIRTGTGSGPTSGAIIVATPRGGMAALLRLQVAAHGFPLDDVVRTRLVLEAAVVSALAADPDRSIETARDVADAMDAAALTPAEFLVLDAQLHLALADASGNVVIAAMMAGLRTSIESYVQDGAARIPDWDAAATRLRHEHRGILDAIDAGDPERARTLVEEHISGYYAQAALGGSS; this is translated from the coding sequence ATCGATGACGCCGCGCCGACCACGGCCCGCGCCTGGCGCGCCGTGCTGGAGCGCATCGAGACGCAGCTGCTCGAGGGCGTTCTCTCCCCGGGCGACCGCCTTCCGCCCGAGCGCGAGCTCGCCGCGACCCTCGGGGTGGGGCGGTCGAGCGTGCGCGAGGCGCTCCGAGTGCTCGAGGTCATGGGCCTCATCCGCACCGGGACGGGATCCGGTCCGACGTCCGGCGCGATCATCGTCGCCACGCCGCGCGGCGGCATGGCCGCGCTGCTGCGCCTCCAGGTGGCGGCGCACGGCTTCCCGCTCGACGACGTCGTGCGCACGAGGCTGGTTCTCGAGGCCGCCGTGGTCAGCGCGCTCGCGGCCGATCCCGACCGTTCCATCGAGACCGCGCGCGATGTCGCGGACGCGATGGATGCGGCGGCTCTGACGCCCGCCGAGTTCCTCGTGCTCGACGCGCAGCTCCACCTCGCGCTGGCCGACGCGTCGGGCAACGTCGTCATCGCCGCGATGATGGCAGGGCTCCGCACCTCGATCGAGTCCTACGTGCAGGACGGCGCCGCCCGGATCCCCGATTGGGATGCTGCCGCCACCCGCCTGCGCCACGAGCACCGCGGGATCCTCGACGCGATCGACGCGGGCGATCCCGAGCGGGCCCGCACCCTCGTCGAGGAGCACATCAGCGGCTACTACGCCCAGGCCGCCCTCGGCGGCTCCTCCTGA
- a CDS encoding thymidine kinase, with product MAKLYFRYGAMNSGKSTALLQAAYNYEERGQRVLLAKPRIDTKGAGQISSRLGMTRPVDFLIGADDDARGLFAEHQARIRYTHDELAGLSSGPAEVSCLLVDEAQFLTASQVDDLFRVAVLDDIPVLAYGIRTDFRTEAFPGSRRLMDVAHALEELKTICRCGRKALFNGRLVDGHFVFDGDQVAIDGAEVTYESLCGECYLRESGGRLAS from the coding sequence GTGGCCAAACTGTACTTCCGCTACGGAGCGATGAACTCGGGCAAATCCACCGCCCTCCTCCAGGCCGCGTACAACTACGAGGAGCGCGGCCAGCGGGTCCTCCTGGCCAAGCCGCGCATCGACACCAAGGGCGCGGGGCAGATCTCCAGCCGTCTCGGGATGACCCGTCCGGTCGACTTCCTCATCGGCGCCGACGACGATGCGCGCGGTCTCTTCGCCGAGCACCAGGCCAGGATCCGCTACACCCACGACGAGCTCGCCGGACTCAGCAGCGGCCCCGCCGAGGTGTCGTGCCTCCTCGTCGACGAGGCGCAGTTCCTCACGGCCTCGCAGGTCGACGACCTCTTCCGCGTCGCCGTGCTCGACGACATCCCCGTGCTCGCGTACGGCATCCGCACCGACTTCCGCACCGAGGCGTTTCCCGGGTCGCGACGGCTCATGGACGTCGCCCACGCGCTCGAGGAGCTCAAGACGATCTGCCGCTGCGGCCGGAAGGCCCTGTTCAACGGCCGGCTCGTGGACGGGCACTTCGTCTTCGACGGCGACCAGGTGGCGATCGACGGCGCCGAGGTCACCTACGAGTCGCTGTGCGGGGAGTGCTACCTCCGCGAGTCCGGCGGACGCCTGGCGAGCTGA
- a CDS encoding ABC transporter substrate-binding protein has translation MNAPRRLTAVLLSAVLVLGLAACAPGLPETVVPGTTVTAGWSGELTSTNAAADPTSGNVDVAAATRAGFGRVVAGEYVPDPTFGTVTIVSESPFTVRYDLAEPTWSDGIPLDAADLLLGWAAASGLLTRDAAGTGSTDAGADVAVPVVDEFARSIDVTYPQPISDWQQHIDVAVPAHVVAARAFGQDDPMEAKQALLKAIRNRDPAAIAPLIDVWHDAFVVPEEGEPESDLLLSSGPFRVDSVQRDAEGQSVTLVPNASYRGPVAPKVATIELVPAGADPVGEIGGRLDVAQVAPVAANAAPLDALERRDVPIATTHDGTVWALLLRPAGLFATPAARAAFLRAIPARTLIERGGGDWASSYTSSSSMLTAPGTRAYDIATEDSGFDAALTGADDAAGERTAAGVAAGTPVCVLFDRRSEFAAGAFAGLRDAAREAGWSAIDCGSDDVDAAVGQNGWDAVITRVPIPQSAGDIAAQWGTGGSSPLVGVADAERDALMTQLAQTTDVYAARDVRAQIEASIVRAAVALPIAVNPVITVTDTAVTGVTPRDGNAAPLTWDVAQWAVVP, from the coding sequence ATGAACGCGCCGCGCCGTCTGACGGCTGTGCTGCTGAGCGCCGTCCTCGTGCTGGGGCTGGCGGCCTGCGCACCGGGTCTTCCCGAGACGGTCGTCCCCGGCACGACGGTGACGGCGGGGTGGAGCGGCGAGCTGACCTCCACGAACGCGGCCGCGGATCCGACGTCCGGCAACGTGGATGTCGCCGCCGCCACCCGCGCCGGCTTCGGACGCGTCGTCGCCGGGGAGTACGTGCCCGATCCCACCTTCGGCACCGTCACGATCGTCAGCGAGAGCCCGTTCACGGTCCGCTACGACCTCGCCGAGCCGACCTGGTCGGACGGCATCCCGCTCGACGCCGCGGATCTGCTGCTGGGGTGGGCCGCAGCATCCGGACTCCTGACACGGGATGCCGCGGGTACCGGATCGACGGATGCGGGAGCGGATGTCGCGGTCCCCGTGGTCGACGAGTTCGCCCGATCGATCGACGTGACGTACCCGCAGCCGATCTCCGACTGGCAGCAGCACATCGACGTGGCGGTCCCGGCACATGTCGTGGCCGCGCGCGCCTTCGGCCAGGACGACCCGATGGAGGCCAAGCAGGCGCTCCTGAAGGCGATCCGCAACCGGGACCCCGCGGCGATCGCACCGTTGATCGACGTCTGGCACGACGCGTTCGTCGTGCCGGAGGAGGGCGAGCCGGAGAGTGACCTGCTGCTGTCGAGCGGGCCGTTCCGGGTCGATTCGGTCCAGCGCGACGCGGAGGGGCAGAGCGTGACGCTCGTGCCCAACGCGTCGTATCGCGGTCCCGTGGCGCCGAAGGTGGCGACCATCGAACTCGTGCCCGCGGGGGCCGATCCGGTCGGGGAGATCGGCGGTCGCCTCGACGTCGCGCAGGTCGCACCGGTTGCCGCGAACGCCGCCCCGCTAGACGCCCTCGAGCGACGGGACGTGCCGATCGCCACCACCCACGACGGCACCGTGTGGGCGCTGCTCCTGCGGCCGGCCGGTCTCTTCGCCACGCCTGCGGCGCGCGCGGCGTTCCTCCGGGCGATCCCGGCGCGGACGCTGATCGAACGCGGCGGCGGCGACTGGGCGTCGAGCTACACCAGCTCGTCGTCGATGCTCACCGCTCCCGGCACGCGCGCCTACGACATCGCGACCGAGGACTCCGGCTTCGACGCCGCCCTCACCGGGGCCGACGACGCCGCGGGCGAGCGCACGGCGGCGGGCGTCGCCGCCGGAACCCCGGTGTGCGTGCTCTTCGACCGCCGCAGCGAGTTCGCCGCCGGCGCCTTCGCCGGCCTCCGCGACGCCGCGCGGGAGGCCGGCTGGAGCGCGATCGACTGCGGCAGCGACGATGTCGATGCGGCGGTCGGCCAGAACGGCTGGGATGCGGTGATCACGCGCGTGCCGATCCCGCAGAGCGCCGGCGACATCGCCGCCCAGTGGGGCACGGGCGGCTCCTCTCCGCTGGTGGGCGTCGCGGACGCCGAGCGCGACGCGCTCATGACACAGCTCGCCCAGACCACCGACGTCTACGCCGCGCGCGACGTGCGCGCTCAGATCGAGGCGTCGATCGTCCGCGCCGCCGTGGCGCTGCCCATCGCCGTGAATCCGGTGATCACGGTGACCGACACCGCTGTCACCGGCGTGACGCCCCGCGACGGCAACGCGGCCCCGCTCACGTGGGACGTGGCCCAATGGGCGGTCGTGCCGTGA
- a CDS encoding WXG100 family type VII secretion target → MAGHDFGATYSEMESAAARLRDGRSTVTDTLKELQGVIDDLVQDGFKTENASDAYSTAYGELTSSLDDAAEAVNDMADALDRMADSIRDKDAELAGG, encoded by the coding sequence ATGGCCGGACATGATTTCGGAGCAACGTACAGCGAGATGGAGAGCGCCGCTGCGCGCCTCCGGGACGGGCGCAGCACCGTCACCGACACCCTGAAGGAGCTGCAGGGCGTCATCGACGACCTGGTGCAGGACGGGTTCAAGACGGAGAACGCCTCCGACGCGTACTCCACGGCCTACGGCGAGCTCACCTCGTCGCTGGATGACGCCGCGGAGGCCGTGAACGACATGGCCGACGCGCTGGACCGCATGGCGGACTCCATCCGCGACAAGGACGCTGAGCTCGCGGGCGGCTGA